Proteins from a single region of Trypanosoma brucei brucei TREU927 chromosome 7, complete sequence:
- a CDS encoding variant surface glycoprotein (VSG), putative produces MLIRAFITLAFLFAQKVAETSADANKPCSTACGCKKRLHARLGLYTTKLKEAKQTNHQNLKEYNSLLLAAAVGSPLDTTIILPILAGSGELIQQCNEQISAADKAVAAATIKVGEASGVYNVIHKLKDGMGKLMINFGGGDLQLPASKFTSRTLGGINANACCSSNNGEEGVKTDLEHEPKEPEPTKLITHAYLEAKCDSNPGAPATCHNAAVDQDTQISIGLGFGNGAKDEKSAWGAGSHTKMHKIASTAVDFFSSNETAAHQALKALATDKTGLPACHSLQDFGAMAETRAFQLMLLKLAAGKPEAEKVGPDDRQDIDSAITSSYGKSGANYKDKIWDQIQKTEVPQGKQTGEKTAALEKGADIKLQTEALARLFAKEIKEKKQAKTTQKVSKTTDCNKQTEKTAEECKNLGCDHDAENKKCKPKAGTENTAPGAGATAGCTKHGTDKPKCEGDKSCKGNGKECKDSSFIVNKKLASMNAAFVSFIAF; encoded by the coding sequence ATGCTAATCCGAGCCTTCATAACTCTGGCATTTCTTTTCGCACAGAAAGTCGCAGAGACGAGCGCAGACGCCAACAAGCCGTGCTCCACTGCATGCGGCTGCAAGAAGAGGTTGCACGCTCGCCTAGGACTTTACACGACGAAACTCAAAGAAGCCAAGCAAACAAATCACCAAAATCTAAAAGAATACAACAGTTTGCTACTTGCTGCAGCCGTAGGCTCCCCACTCGACACGACGATAATCTTACCAATACTAGCAGGAAGCGGCGaactaattcagcaatgcaACGAACAAATATCTGCGGCAGACAAAGCAGTTGCGGCGGCGACAATTAAGGTCGGGGAAGCAAGCGGCGTCTACAACGTCATACACAAACTAAAGGACGGCATGGGCAAACTTATGATCAACTTCGGAGGCGGTGACCTCCAATTGCCGGCAAGCAAATTCACAAGCCGCACACTAGGTGGTATTAACGCAAACgcctgctgcagcagcaacaacggcgAGGAAGGCGTCAAAACAGACTTAGAACACGAGCCCAAGGAACCGGAACCGACCAAACTAATAACACACGCTTACCTCGAAGCAAAATGCGACAGCAACCCAGGGGCGCCAGCAACCTGCCACAACGCAGCGGTGGACCAGGACACGCAAATAAGCATAGGCCTCGGCTTTGGCAACGGCGCCAAAGATGAGAAATCAGCATGGGGAGCCGGGAGCCACACAAAGATGCACAAAATAGCTAGCACGGCGGTCGACTTTTTCAGCAGCAATGAAACAGCAGCCCACCAAGCGCTAAAGGCGCTCGCAACAGACAAAACAGGACTCCCCGCATGCCATTCCTTACAAGACTTCGGCGCCATGGCGGAGACAAGAGCGTTCCAGCTTATGCTGCTGAAGCTTGCAGCCGGCAAaccagaagcagaaaaagtagGACCAGATGATAGACAAGATATCGACTCAGCGATAACGAGCAGCTACGGTAAAAGTGGGGCAAACTACAAAGACAAGATATGGgaccaaatacaaaaaacagaagtgccacaaggaaagcaaacaggagaaaaaacagcagcactAGAAAAAGGGGCAGACATAAAGCTCCAAACGGAAGCATTGGCCAGGTTATttgcaaaagaaataaaggaaaaaaagcaagcaaaaacCACACAAAAAGTTAGTAAAACAACAGATTGCAACaagcaaacagaaaaaactgCAGAGGAATGCAAAAATCTTGGCTGCGATCATGatgcagaaaataaaaaatgcaaacctaaagcaggaacagaaaaCACGGCACCAGGAGCAGGAGCTACAGCTGGATGCACAAAGCATGGCACTGATAAGCCAAAGTGTGAAGGTGACAAAAGCTGTAAAGGGAatggaaaagaatgcaaagattccagttttattgtcaataagaaattagcTTCAATGAATGCTGCTTTTGTAAGTTTTATAGCATTTTAG